AGCTCATCCTTTatcaacacccagatccatagctcaattggcagactgagtggagatacctcgtttccacacttgaggtcttggtatcgatccctagcgggggtggctaacatggagtgtgtgtactgacatgggtgtgtactaacaagctaacccgaaaaaaaaaaaaaaaaaggctcgtCCTTTATCATGGATAATCAATTTTGATCAATAAATTAAAGAAGATATTTCTAGATGGACTctataataattattttattgTTTATCTCTTAATTGAAGTGGGAAAAATTGATGTAATATGGTTTATAAATATGACCTCGAGTTTAATTGTAAAGGACTTGGTTAGTAGAGTAGAGAGTAATGATTGATTTACTAAACATGGATATTGTGgttatgataatgatttaatataagttaatttattagtttaatcaATGGTAAATGTGGATTGAGTGTGAATGTGAATGAGAAAGTGAATGTGAATGTGTAGTGAGTAGAAAGACGATGCAATGAGTTAAACATTCATACATTATGTATCTCACACCCTTGAATTTGAGATAAGAGTCATTATACTCGGGTTTCGTATTTTGGAGTGTGACAAAAAGAATTACATCTTATTACAAGAGGTGTGGGCCACGACGTATTAATAGCTCCTGAAGTTGCTTTGGGGTCACAAATTTATGTTCTTTATATTGTCAATGTGActcagggatgaacgtgatgaggataactactccgaatccatggggcttctctggactcctcaaagagacttatcgaatccacgaggaaagaaagcagaaaatagaaataaattcttataaatttgaacttgattaattgatgaataaaaatgagttcacaaccctttaaataagggtaccaagcaatgggaaagaaatcataatcaaactacaactcaaattcctagaatccacgacttactataaatagtaaacttactatttatagacggtcgtgatatctactagtgcgcaaggttttcagccaaaaatagtaagtgtcctatttggctttaccaaaccgttctcctaattattctaagctcttttcacgttgggcgcaactcctaaagcccgacggatgaagagttataatcaaactaaaacttattatttatactaaaaatgaaattaaaatagggaaacgacagtcgatccaggggtttttcgcaattccgggctacgTAActcggcgtagcggggttggttggctaaagtagctcgttctaccctaaaatcatatattttacgtcagttaactcattccggattgcgagatacgctcgatctaaggtccaacggtccggatcacttctgtcgtcgaccgggccttttctgatctatcttagccatgaaactatccgcgacccgctctacatcacaatgTCCTCTGAATTAAAGTTCATATTGGGCATTAACCTAACAATGAAACATATTCAACACatatgtggaccacaccccaggaaacagtgatgattgaatccaaaacaataaaaacatcaaggGTGCTACTGTTTCTTGCCGTTTGAACAagctcagatttggatctgcatactTTTATAGATCATGCCATAGAAAGAGCTGTCaacacggatggacagcgtggatgtaaggaacttACGTCAAGGTGGCCCTATAGTAAGGGACGCCACCGACCTTGTTCGGGGGTCCACCGAAACTGCAACCGGTAGTTGAACTATGTTCATGGGCATCCAATCACGGCACTTATAATTAGAGGCAAACATCTCTTGCAAGGTAATGTAATGAACTCAAAGCAGATGTTGTAAATTGcatgtggtagactgagtgaaagatacctcatttcaagaCTGAGTTCTCGtaatcgattccctagtgggggtggctaatagtgaagtgtgaactgacagtggtgcttatactaacaagctaacaaaggggaaaaaaaaacaaaagatgtTGTAAATTTCATGGATATACAGCCAATTACCGTCGAACTCGGTTATCCAAAGATATCATGACGCAGACTTTCTGTCTGGGACACAACTTTACTTTCATCCCAAACCGGAGACAAGATGGTCCTACGTAAGCAGGAGAGGAACGCATACGTTTTTTGAAAAAAGGCCCCGCTGGCGCGTACATTTTTGGGCGTGCTCGGCTGAGTCTCAATAATAATAAATGAGAACTCTCTCGCACgttgggagagagaaagagaaacctCGAGAACAGAGACCTCCTCcgctccttttctttttttgccttttcctcttttctcccATTCCTTTCTCCAAAATTACCGGAAAGCCATCCTCTGGTTTTCTTCTCCGCCATGTCCGTGCGAAGGCGAACCCTGCTCAAGGTCATCGTTCTCGGAGATAGCGGGTGACGTCATTATTCTTTTTAtatttcttgaattttctttccTGACGTTCTATTCCAGATTTCTAGGGCATCCAGTCCTGTCTGTCTGTCTTTCTGTCtcaattttgtttttttgttttatttttgcagGGTCGGGAAGACGTCTTTGATGAATCAGTATCCTTACGTCGACGGTTGGATCTGTGTGattattgttttctttttcttttttaatttgattttgtaatTGCTTCGGTTATTTTGTATCCAATTCTCGTGTTatgttttgttatttatttatttattttttaattttgggaGGATTTTAAAATGCTGTTGGATTTATGCAGAATTTGGCGACGCTTATTTGAATTCATGCTCAATTTGTTGTGCCAGTTTTAGAAAAGTTATGATCCAGTTTTAGAAAGTTGCGTTGATTGTGTTGATTTAAAATGCTGTTGTGCCAGTTTTAGAAAGTTGCGTTGATTGTGTAATTGTGATGGCATGGTCGTTTTGAAATTTCCATATTGAATGGGGAAAACATctgatcatctctctctctctctctctctctctctctctctctctctctatctgattGATCAAATTGGAATTGCTGTATTGTTTGATTGCCTTGAGTTTTGTGCTCACGGCAATCTGCTTTATGGGCCATCAAATCGATGGTCTTGATCACTGTTCGCGAGTCCCACATATGGGTCTGCACTACTTCATGGAACTCGGTGAAGGCCCTCCATCAGCATCACTGTTGTCCTAATGTTGTTTGATCCATTCAATGCCAGAGAAATGGTTATCAAACTTATATGCGTAGGAATGATCTTGTGTACAGAAACTACACCAAGGATTCATGATCATGCAATAGTGTGGGAGCAATGCCTGCTTGGGTTACGAATTTTGAGTGTCAGATGTGGTGATCCTGGAAAACCCGACATGCTGGCATGTCTGCACAAATACGGTGAAATGTATACTGTAATATCAATTTTAGTTAATAAATGCTTCTCATGAGGAAAGATATTTACATAGCTAGAAATATGTTAGAACTATGTAAGTGCTATGCGTGTACTGCTTTAGTACAGAAAGGGGAGATGAATTGAGGTTTTCTTTTCTGGGTTGCACTTCAATGAGGTACCCCTCATGTGAGGGGGCGGAACATCTATGAGAGGTCCTGAGGGCTGGCACACGTAtcagagatccaggccattcattaggtagggtaCCCTGTGAAGTGTGAACATGCTACGGACAAAAGATAATGTtgctccactcatcaggcaggtcaaacttgtatgagaaaaaatggccggttagaaaaaaaaaaaagttcagtcCATATCCAGCATACATGTGTCTCTCTCTTGATGAGTGCactacctgatttttggtatatggCATGGCCACAGTGTGCCCTACCTGTTGGATAGCATGGATCTCTGCCATGTGTGCTGTCCACCAGATCTTCGATATATGTTCTGCCCCCTCACATGAGGGGCCCCTCATTGAATGGCGACCCCTTCCTCTTTTCATATTATTTCTATTGGAAAGTATTGGAAATGCCATAAAGTTTTCAGAAATGGAGTGTCCTTGGATTGCATTGTGGAGGTCCACTTTATCTAGtactttgtaattgtaattatGAGTTTGCATTTTAAGTTTGAGTTTCTGGCATTTAGAAACCATTTATGCTCACTGCACTGTTTGTGGAAATGAACTGTGTTATTATCTCTGCAATGTGTATCGTTAACTCCTAATTTAGATATGTACACAAGAAGTTCAGCCAACAGTATAAAGCTACCATTGGTGCTGATTTTGTCACAAAGGAACTTCAAATTGAGGACAGACTTGTAACTCTGCAAGTGAGCTCTCAGCGCATgatatcaatttattttttttcagtaatgtatttccattgattttttttccctaaatCTTTTCTGTTTGTGTTAATGATAGATATGGGACACAGCAGGACAAGAAAGATTCCAAAGTCTTGGCGTTGCATTTTATAGGGGGGCAGATTGCTGTGTTCTTGTTTATGATGTTAACGTGCTCAAATCATTTGATACTCTTGACAACTGGCATGATGAGTTTCTTAACCAAGTACGTGATGCTTTTTTCCTGTTTCCTATCTGCTTTGTGTCCTTGTTCATAGGCTACTATGTCtgtgcgtgttttttttttttttttttttttttaaacatcaaTGGGCtccgaacaatatgacattccaaactcatgctaggaCATTTGGCCCTTGAacgagtggaatggcagaacaagattcatgtaaccaaccccaattagttgggataaggcgtaGATGATTACGatgaagataatgatgatgatgattatgttaATGAGTGTTTGCTCAAGCCTCTTACCATATCTTCTCAATTGTCTGGCTGTGGGCTCATTCATGAGTACACAACTTTAAAGCTGCATTCTATTGGCTTTTCTACTTTTGTAGTTTCTCTTTCAACAAAAGGCTGTTTATTTTATAATTGTACCCTAGTTCTCTAGAGATCACGTTTTATTGTGTAACCCTGTTGTTGTGGTTTGGGGAATTTTTCGCTCTATAACTTCAATGTCTTTGGCATCTTATCGATGAAGCACTTCGAAGATTCTTACAATTATCCATTATGCCTCTGTTTGTTTGGTCTCTTTTTATTTTACTGTGGAAATGGTTGATACAGTTATGATGCCCGATTAGCATGCCTCCATGGGTCTATCTTCAACGTTCTACTCCTTTGGTTTCCACTCTCTGTGAGATATGTGCTCAACCTATCTGGAAAGGGACCTTTAGTCATTTGCTCCTTGGGCATTTGCATGTTGAGGGTTTAGTTTTGGTGGCCCTAATGGATTTTCACTCTCCCCAATATGTTTTCTCTACACATATGGTTGGTTTGGAAGGGGACCTCGAAGCATAGTCACCTTAGGCATATCTGGGCATTTAACTTGTTATATAAACCCTTGTTACTTTCCTCTCTCCAGTGTATCTGATCCACTTACATTTAGTAGAGTAGGTGGGAGTAAAAAAATAATTGTGATTACTATAATAGAATTGTAAATGGGGATGTAACTTACCTTGAACAACAATTGGCCCATCAAAAGGAATAAATCATGGGGTGTCCTAGTGTCCATAGGGAAGTAAGGGAGCTGGTGAGAAAACATTTAGAAGATATTAACGGCCTGTTGGCTGTTTGGCTTTGTTAAAATAAGCCCTTTTATGTGTTTCTAATTCTAAAAAATTACTTATTACCAATTAAACAAATTTGGTTAGCactttgattgattgcttatcgAGAAGTGATTAACAAAAAAAATTCGCTATTTTCAGAAACGACCTAGGGACGTTTCCAAGAATCACGTCCCACTAAGCAAGATGGAAAGTGGGGTAAGGGGCAGAATACATGTCACAAACTTGTTTATGTGTGTAATAGATCCAGGCCATTTATTAGGTAGGGTGTACTTTGAACATGCAATATTCCAAAAAATGTGGTAGCACGTTCATCAACTAATCCACACATGTACGTTGAGTCTAGATTGTTGGGCCTTTTTTTCGACTACCTCATTCTTTTTTCCATACAAGTTTGACCTTCTTAATCAATCTAATTGACATCatttttggtccatggcatgTCCACGGTGCACCCTGCTTGATGAATGTCTTGTATCTCTAACCTATGTGCCTTTAGCCCAATAACTGATGCATGTTTCATTTGCATACGTTCGAGAGCAGTGTTGCTCAAGGAGGGTAACAAAAATACTCGCTTCTTTCACTGTATTGCAAGTGCTTGAGTTAGAAGCAATCGCATTACCAACTTGGTTGTTGAAGGTGAAAGGATATCGAATAAAGATTAAATTTTCGAAACCATTGTCTCTTTCTACAACAAACTACTATCCAACGAGAATTGAAATAGACCACTTCTTGACTTTCTTCCCTTCCAAAGGATTTCAGAGGCAGAGGTTGATCCTCTCGAAGCTCAATTTTTGGAGGAAGAAGTGAAAGCCGCCATTGACTCCTTATGTGGTGACAAGGCCCTAGGCCACGACGGTCTCCCCATTGCATTCCATCAATCTTTCTAGCATTTGGTAAAGAAAGTCATATGGAGTTTATCACAGAAT
This region of Magnolia sinica isolate HGM2019 chromosome 1, MsV1, whole genome shotgun sequence genomic DNA includes:
- the LOC131253778 gene encoding ras-related protein Rab7 isoform X1, whose product is MSVRRRTLLKVIVLGDSGVGKTSLMNQYVHKKFSQQYKATIGADFVTKELQIEDRLVTLQIWDTAGQERFQSLGVAFYRGADCCVLVYDVNVLKSFDTLDNWHDEFLNQARPSDPKTFPFILLGNKVDIDGGNSRVVSEKKAKEWCASKGNIPYFETSAKEDYNVDAAFLCVAKTALANEREQDIYFQGIPEAVSETEQRGGCAC
- the LOC131253778 gene encoding ras-related protein Rab7 isoform X2, whose amino-acid sequence is MSVRRRTLLKVIVLGDSGVGKTSLMNQYVHKKFSQQYKATIGADFVTKELQIEDRLVTLQIWDTAGQERFQSLGVAFYRGADCCVLVYDVNVLKSFDTLDNWHDEFLNQVSEKKAKEWCASKGNIPYFETSAKEDYNVDAAFLCVAKTALANEREQDIYFQGIPEAVSETEQRGGCAC